The following proteins come from a genomic window of Enterobacter sp. RHBSTW-00175:
- a CDS encoding helix-turn-helix transcriptional regulator — protein MVPKRLREAREAAGISQEKLSQLIDIDGKNSRSRLSSYEVGRTEPPFSLVVKIARLLDYPEYYFYTVDDDMAKNMLEVHRNRVNPEENLQYYTLEENKKLRKQNEEARKLLKQLNECLKD, from the coding sequence ATGGTGCCGAAAAGATTGCGAGAAGCGCGAGAGGCTGCGGGGATATCGCAAGAAAAATTATCTCAACTTATTGATATAGATGGTAAAAACTCAAGATCGAGGTTGTCGAGTTACGAAGTCGGAAGGACGGAACCCCCTTTTAGCTTGGTAGTTAAAATCGCAAGACTGCTGGATTATCCTGAGTATTATTTTTATACAGTGGATGACGATATGGCTAAGAATATGCTTGAGGTGCATCGTAATAGGGTTAACCCAGAAGAAAACCTTCAATACTATACTTTGGAGGAAAATAAAAAATTACGTAAACAGAATGAAGAAGCCAGAAAATTATTAAAACAACTAAACGAGTGCTTGAAAGACTAG
- a CDS encoding transcription termination/antitermination NusG family protein gives MNLWYVLYCKAQDVGKITKRVNGLGVSVFCPRYVRVSHRTDCNSVRIEEKVLFPNYLFLSFDINKIHTSTISSIPGAVGFIRFGSDACTVPQKVISAIECARLIALNNDDQAIECRNISSTLLLKIQEISLIKSIEQRQVAFSHLLQSSNP, from the coding sequence ATGAACTTATGGTATGTGCTGTACTGCAAGGCTCAGGATGTTGGTAAAATCACTAAAAGAGTCAATGGATTAGGGGTTAGTGTTTTTTGCCCTCGCTATGTAAGAGTCTCTCACCGAACCGACTGCAATTCGGTTCGGATCGAGGAAAAAGTGTTGTTCCCTAATTATTTGTTCCTCTCTTTTGATATCAATAAAATCCACACCTCAACAATTTCGTCTATCCCTGGGGCTGTCGGCTTCATTCGCTTCGGTTCCGATGCCTGCACCGTTCCCCAGAAAGTGATATCAGCGATTGAATGCGCTCGGCTGATTGCGTTGAACAATGACGATCAAGCTATTGAGTGCCGTAATATCTCGTCCACTTTGCTGCTAAAAATTCAGGAAATCTCGCTTATCAAGTCGATAGAACAACGGCAGGTTGCTTTTTCACACCTGCTGCAATCGTCTAACCCTTAA